From one Candidatus Poribacteria bacterium genomic stretch:
- a CDS encoding ABC transporter permease: MLNLIRETVVSYAFIERNFNLLKRYLSWEILFFSYSIVNALTIGLIMVGRGTSKDVLYLVIGALIWGFLSIMMREVSDAITWERWEGTIEYTFMAPIYRITHLVGSCFFAILYGLLRTGLVLAIMPFFFGEHIDLGNANWLTMVVTVGISSLSFIGIGLMAAIFPLLSPEKGQAATGIIQSMLLLVSGIYYEIEVLPEWIQPISKISPATYTLRSIRAAILDNASIESQLGNLFLLLIIGVLLIPLGFWVFHLGEKYAKRVGRLKRSG; this comes from the coding sequence ATGTTGAATCTTATACGTGAAACAGTTGTCTCTTACGCCTTTATTGAACGCAACTTTAATCTACTGAAGCGATATCTTAGTTGGGAAATTCTCTTTTTCAGTTACTCCATCGTCAATGCGCTGACGATTGGATTGATTATGGTCGGACGTGGCACCAGTAAAGATGTGCTTTACCTCGTCATTGGTGCATTAATCTGGGGATTTCTCTCCATTATGATGCGCGAGGTCAGCGACGCTATTACGTGGGAGAGATGGGAAGGCACGATCGAATATACCTTTATGGCACCCATCTATCGTATTACCCACCTTGTTGGGTCTTGTTTCTTTGCAATCCTATATGGACTCTTACGAACCGGTTTAGTTTTGGCGATAATGCCTTTCTTTTTCGGTGAACATATTGACTTAGGAAATGCAAATTGGCTAACGATGGTGGTCACTGTTGGCATCTCAAGTCTCTCTTTCATTGGGATTGGTTTGATGGCGGCGATCTTTCCATTACTTTCACCGGAAAAGGGACAAGCTGCAACAGGTATCATTCAATCAATGCTCCTCTTAGTCTCCGGTATCTATTATGAAATTGAGGTATTACCGGAATGGATCCAACCGATTTCCAAAATTTCGCCTGCCACCTATACGCTTAGATCCATTCGTGCAGCGATACTGGATAATGCTTCGATTGAAAGTCAACTGGGAAACCTATTTCTATTACTCATCATTGGTGTTCTACTCATTCCACTCGGATTTTGGGTTTTCCATTTGGGTGAAAAATATGCCAAACGCGTCGGTAGACTAAAGAGAAGTGGATAG
- a CDS encoding sugar phosphate isomerase/epimerase, producing the protein MPRIKGPAIFLAQFMRDEAPYDTMENIGKWVASLGYKGVQIPNWDDRVIDIGKAAESKTYCDEFKGTLNEMGLEATEVAGYLAGQVLAVHPAYEVMFEAFHPPGLRGDERTAWAAGELTKCVHASVNMGLDVIPVLSGGFAWHTVYPWPQRPDGIIEEAFKELAARWRPLLDLAHENGQVFAYELHPGSDIYDGATYEMFLDYTDDHPAACLNYDPSHFLLQQLDYIDFIRLYAERIKGFHVKDAEFRPTGRVGVYGGYQSWAGRAARFRSLGDGQVDFTQVFTLLTEAGYDSWAVLEWECCVKSPEQGAAEGAPFIAKHIIETTDVAFDDFAGGETDVERNRDILGLN; encoded by the coding sequence ATGCCGAGAATCAAAGGTCCAGCTATCTTCCTCGCCCAATTCATGCGGGACGAGGCACCATACGATACTATGGAAAATATTGGGAAATGGGTTGCAAGCTTGGGGTACAAAGGTGTCCAAATCCCCAATTGGGACGACCGTGTCATTGACATCGGGAAAGCTGCCGAGTCGAAAACCTATTGCGATGAATTCAAAGGAACACTCAACGAAATGGGGCTTGAAGCCACGGAAGTAGCAGGTTACCTCGCTGGTCAGGTACTGGCTGTGCATCCCGCTTATGAAGTCATGTTTGAGGCGTTCCATCCACCCGGCTTGCGCGGTGACGAAAGAACAGCATGGGCAGCAGGCGAATTGACGAAATGCGTCCACGCTTCGGTCAATATGGGTCTGGATGTCATTCCTGTGCTTTCAGGCGGTTTTGCGTGGCACACCGTCTATCCGTGGCCCCAACGTCCCGATGGAATCATTGAAGAGGCGTTCAAAGAACTCGCTGCACGGTGGCGACCACTTCTGGATCTGGCACACGAGAACGGTCAGGTCTTCGCCTACGAACTCCACCCGGGTTCGGACATTTACGATGGTGCAACGTATGAGATGTTCCTGGATTACACGGACGACCATCCCGCTGCCTGTCTCAACTACGATCCGAGCCATTTTCTCCTTCAGCAACTCGACTATATCGACTTCATCCGACTTTACGCGGAACGCATCAAGGGATTTCATGTTAAGGATGCCGAGTTCCGTCCGACAGGTCGGGTTGGGGTCTATGGCGGTTATCAGTCATGGGCGGGTCGTGCAGCGAGATTCCGTTCGCTCGGTGATGGACAGGTGGATTTCACACAGGTGTTTACGCTGTTGACCGAGGCAGGCTACGACAGTTGGGCGGTGCTGGAATGGGAATGTTGTGTCAAAAGCCCAGAGCAGGGCGCAGCAGAAGGTGCACCGTTTATCGCTAAACATATCATCGAAACAACCGATGTCGCCTTCGATGACTTCGCAGGCGGTGAAACGGACGTA
- a CDS encoding ABC transporter ATP-binding protein, producing the protein MSRVLETTSLVKGKKVEQTIYGLTVRKVTKHFHRTKRTNGKLRFHQKIQQMFKREKEVIRAVDDISLEVNIGEIYGILGANGSGKSTLIRLISTLLIPDAGSIHVFGDDVVTESLKVRQIMNRVSVEASFFKRLSSTENLIYAARLYGIPAVEAERKSKQILERLGFDPDRMNEEMEHLSRGMQQKVAIARALLTTPMLLLLDEPTTGLDPKSKRDVQAFIEEIRQERNAVIVLTTHDMAEAERLCDKIAIIDKGRFIAEGTVEELIANTPSENGDLGTLEDVFIALTGKQIEEEE; encoded by the coding sequence ATGTCAAGAGTTTTGGAGACTACAAGTTTAGTGAAAGGGAAAAAGGTGGAGCAGACTATCTATGGATTAACTGTTCGCAAGGTAACGAAACATTTTCACCGAACCAAGCGGACAAATGGTAAGCTGCGTTTTCATCAAAAGATTCAGCAGATGTTCAAGCGAGAGAAAGAGGTTATCCGCGCAGTTGACGACATCTCCTTAGAGGTTAACATCGGGGAAATCTATGGTATTCTCGGTGCCAATGGCTCAGGAAAGTCAACCTTGATTCGTCTTATTTCAACGCTGCTGATCCCTGATGCAGGCAGTATTCACGTCTTTGGCGACGATGTTGTAACAGAGAGCCTGAAGGTGAGGCAGATAATGAATCGTGTGTCTGTTGAAGCCTCGTTCTTCAAACGCCTCTCTTCAACAGAAAATCTGATTTATGCCGCACGCCTTTACGGTATTCCGGCTGTCGAAGCCGAGCGAAAATCAAAGCAAATTTTAGAAAGACTCGGCTTTGACCCAGATCGGATGAACGAAGAAATGGAGCACCTGTCGCGCGGGATGCAACAGAAAGTCGCAATCGCACGCGCCCTACTCACCACGCCTATGCTCCTTCTGCTTGATGAACCGACAACAGGACTCGACCCCAAATCCAAGCGCGATGTGCAAGCCTTTATTGAGGAGATCCGCCAAGAACGGAATGCTGTCATCGTCCTAACGACACACGATATGGCGGAGGCTGAAAGATTGTGTGATAAGATCGCAATTATTGACAAAGGACGATTTATCGCTGAGGGGACCGTCGAAGAACTCATTGCCAACACACCATCAGAGAACGGAGACCTCGGAACATTGGAGGACGTTTTTATTGCCCTCACTGGAAAGCAGATCGAGGAGGAAGAGTAG
- a CDS encoding PDZ domain-containing protein, with translation MSGYYRFPTVCRDTIVFVCEDDLWTVPVEGGIARRLTSNLGATSSPRLSPDGERLAFTGREEGPSEVYVMSALGGEAKRLTYQGGNAAIVDWDTDGKTILYSSNAGLAFDPWIWKICADGGEPQRLSYGPANHIDFSDAGGVVLGRLTREPARWKRYRGGTAGQLWVDIEGDGQFQPLTPVDSNFTTPMWIGERIYFISDHEGVGNIYSCLPTGEDIQRHTHQDTYYCRSAQTDGTRIVYHAGADLFVYEIENGTETRVDIQFHSPRIQRQRKFVTASRYLQDYAPTPDGHALALTVRGKPFTMANWEGAVLQHGERSGTRYRFTQWLNDGKRLVTLSDAEGEEALEIHTRDGSADIVRLDALDIGHVRRLTVAPQTEDDEKDQLLLINNRLELLHINLETQEIRVLDKGHYRNIQDVAWSPDGKWCAYSFAATETTRSIKLCRIETGETWFVTDPEFNDFGPAWDPEGKYLYFLSYREFNPVYDALHFDLGFPTAMRPLLVTLQKTLGNPFVPEPRPLEEEKEDKDKEDEEQDEKEEASEEKSEKKKDKREPITIDLEGITQRVVAFPYPHGRYGQIAGIEGKAIFTSFPVQETPSDDDSSPRGVLHAYDFKDQKKETLVSGINDFQLSRDAKTLVYSTGSRLRVLKAGKKAEGESKSESRGGPSRQTGWIDLNRIKASVVPTAEWHQMYREAWRLQRDYFWTEDMSDVDWEHVYQRYLPLLERIATRGEFSDLMWEMQGELGTSHAYEMGGDYRSSPNYAQGFLGADFIYDAERKGYRITHIPRGDGWEVTKDSPLNAPGINIREGDVLLAIAGQRVSENVSPGELLVSLANQEVQATFRGADDDEERVVTLKILGGENELRYREWVSKNRRYVHEKTDGKVGYVHIPDMGRRGYAEFHRGFLAEVSYPGLLVDVRYNGGGHVSQLLLEKLSRRRIGYDVPRWGTPHPYPDASVLGPMVAVTNENAGSDGDIFSHCFKLMELGLLIGKRTWGGVIGISPHQMFVDRGGTTQPEYSFWFVDVGWNVENYGTDPDIEVDYRPQDYTTENDPQLDRAIEELLRQMEENPPQLPDFGERPRLTLPTLPKA, from the coding sequence ATGTCAGGATATTATAGATTTCCGACAGTTTGTCGGGATACTATTGTTTTTGTATGTGAAGATGATTTATGGACGGTTCCCGTCGAAGGTGGGATCGCAAGACGACTCACGTCGAATCTCGGCGCGACAAGTTCGCCACGCTTATCACCGGATGGTGAACGACTTGCGTTCACGGGACGTGAAGAGGGACCGTCAGAAGTTTATGTGATGTCTGCGCTCGGTGGTGAGGCGAAGCGACTCACTTATCAGGGCGGCAATGCTGCTATTGTCGATTGGGACACCGATGGTAAGACGATTCTCTATTCAAGCAATGCTGGTCTGGCTTTTGATCCTTGGATATGGAAAATCTGTGCAGACGGGGGTGAACCGCAACGTCTGTCTTACGGTCCAGCGAATCATATTGATTTCAGTGATGCCGGCGGGGTTGTCCTCGGCAGATTGACACGAGAACCCGCACGCTGGAAACGCTACCGCGGCGGCACAGCAGGACAACTCTGGGTAGACATTGAAGGGGACGGACAGTTCCAGCCACTTACGCCTGTGGATAGTAATTTCACGACACCGATGTGGATCGGTGAACGTATCTATTTTATTTCGGACCATGAGGGGGTTGGCAATATCTACTCCTGTCTTCCTACCGGTGAGGACATTCAACGCCACACGCATCAGGATACCTACTACTGCCGTTCTGCACAAACAGATGGCACACGTATTGTCTATCATGCCGGTGCCGACCTGTTTGTTTATGAAATCGAAAACGGCACTGAAACCCGTGTTGATATCCAATTCCACAGTCCACGTATCCAGCGACAGCGGAAATTCGTCACTGCATCGCGCTACCTACAAGACTATGCTCCGACCCCAGACGGTCACGCCTTGGCACTGACAGTTCGAGGGAAACCCTTCACGATGGCAAATTGGGAGGGAGCGGTTCTCCAGCACGGCGAGCGTAGTGGAACCCGTTACCGCTTCACACAGTGGCTCAACGACGGGAAGCGTCTCGTTACCCTCTCTGATGCTGAAGGTGAAGAAGCACTTGAAATCCATACCCGCGATGGGAGTGCTGACATTGTTCGCCTTGACGCTCTTGACATCGGACATGTTCGACGGCTTACGGTTGCTCCCCAAACTGAAGATGACGAGAAGGATCAGTTGCTTCTTATCAATAACCGTCTTGAACTTTTGCATATCAATTTAGAGACACAAGAGATTCGGGTACTCGACAAAGGTCATTATCGCAACATCCAAGATGTCGCATGGTCGCCGGATGGTAAATGGTGCGCGTATAGTTTTGCAGCGACAGAAACCACCCGTTCAATCAAACTCTGCAGGATTGAAACAGGCGAGACATGGTTCGTCACGGATCCAGAATTCAACGATTTCGGTCCCGCATGGGATCCAGAGGGGAAGTATCTCTATTTTCTGTCTTATCGTGAGTTCAATCCGGTCTACGATGCACTCCACTTCGATCTTGGGTTTCCTACGGCAATGCGGCCATTGCTGGTGACCTTGCAGAAGACGTTGGGCAATCCGTTCGTGCCGGAGCCTCGTCCGCTTGAAGAGGAAAAGGAAGATAAAGACAAAGAGGATGAGGAGCAGGACGAAAAAGAGGAGGCATCTGAAGAAAAATCTGAGAAGAAGAAAGATAAACGTGAACCGATTACCATAGATTTGGAAGGTATTACACAACGCGTCGTCGCGTTTCCGTATCCGCATGGACGTTATGGGCAGATCGCTGGTATTGAAGGCAAAGCGATTTTTACGTCGTTTCCGGTCCAAGAAACACCATCGGATGATGATAGTAGTCCGAGAGGTGTACTCCATGCCTACGACTTCAAGGATCAGAAAAAGGAGACGCTTGTCTCCGGCATTAATGACTTTCAACTTTCGCGCGATGCGAAGACACTTGTTTATTCTACAGGAAGTCGGTTGCGCGTTCTCAAGGCTGGCAAAAAGGCTGAGGGAGAATCCAAATCCGAGAGCAGGGGTGGTCCGAGTCGGCAGACCGGTTGGATTGACCTGAATCGTATCAAAGCCTCCGTCGTTCCGACTGCTGAGTGGCATCAGATGTATCGAGAAGCGTGGCGGCTTCAGCGGGATTATTTCTGGACAGAGGATATGTCGGATGTCGATTGGGAGCATGTGTACCAACGCTATCTGCCGCTCCTTGAACGGATCGCGACACGCGGTGAATTTTCGGACTTGATGTGGGAGATGCAGGGAGAACTCGGCACCTCGCATGCGTATGAAATGGGTGGCGATTATCGGAGTTCACCGAATTACGCCCAGGGGTTTCTCGGTGCTGATTTTATCTACGATGCGGAGCGTAAGGGGTATCGCATCACGCACATCCCGCGCGGCGATGGCTGGGAGGTGACGAAGGATTCACCGCTCAATGCGCCGGGAATTAATATCCGAGAAGGGGATGTGTTGCTCGCTATCGCTGGACAGCGGGTCAGTGAAAATGTTTCGCCGGGTGAACTGCTCGTGAGCCTTGCGAATCAAGAGGTACAAGCTACATTCCGAGGTGCGGACGATGACGAGGAACGCGTCGTCACGCTCAAGATATTGGGCGGTGAAAACGAACTTCGGTATCGCGAGTGGGTGTCCAAAAATCGGCGATACGTCCATGAGAAAACGGATGGTAAGGTCGGGTATGTTCATATTCCTGACATGGGACGGCGTGGGTATGCAGAATTTCACCGCGGTTTTCTTGCGGAGGTGAGTTATCCCGGACTATTGGTTGACGTACGTTACAACGGCGGTGGTCATGTTTCGCAACTGCTTTTAGAGAAGTTGTCTCGCCGTCGCATTGGATATGACGTACCGCGATGGGGGACACCGCATCCCTACCCAGATGCTTCGGTCTTGGGTCCGATGGTGGCTGTCACCAACGAAAATGCTGGCTCCGATGGTGATATTTTCTCACACTGTTTCAAATTGATGGAGTTGGGTTTGCTTATCGGGAAGCGGACGTGGGGTGGTGTTATCGGTATCTCACCGCATCAGATGTTCGTGGATAGAGGTGGTACGACGCAACCGGAGTATTCCTTCTGGTTTGTTGATGTCGGCTGGAACGTTGAGAACTACGGCACGGATCCAGATATTGAGGTGGATTACCGTCCGCAAGACTATACCACAGAGAACGATCCGCAGCTCGACCGCGCGATTGAAGAACTCCTCCGTCAGATGGAGGAGAACCCACCGCAACTCCCCGATTTCGGTGAACGTCCGCGTTTAACATTGCCCACGTTGCCGAAAGCGTGA